A genomic window from Natronorubrum aibiense includes:
- a CDS encoding acyl-CoA dehydrogenase family protein: MELDFEPETTMLRREIRRFVDEEFRPLLTDLVDDIDRYHDLEPANPELTDNVRPHPIKIPERDRERLRAKAKAAGFWAMGVPEAYGGGGLSLVERCVVLEELSKHRLGLYQPGLGVIELGPGLTVGEPAAYLASADEYQIEQYFQPCIDGEKQSCFALTEPAAGSDPRGMETMATKDGDEWVIHGTKHYISWAGDADFLILFARTEPNGDGIDEHGITAFLVPTADDGVSMRSIPVIRPEYPFEVTLNDVRVPERNVLGDVGTGLALAKECLGESRVLYAANSLGPIDQSIRLGLEWATDRVVGGKPLAERQAVQWKLAKSAVDFQAAKYSVYHAAARFDAGADIRHESSITKYQTTETLWEVLDRIVQLHGGAGVDADLPLERWLREARVRRIGEGPSEIHLKTIARNLLNGYEDPDPLPLE, encoded by the coding sequence CGACTATGCTTCGGCGGGAGATTCGTCGCTTCGTCGACGAGGAGTTCCGGCCGCTGTTGACCGATCTCGTCGACGATATCGACCGCTATCACGACCTCGAGCCGGCCAATCCGGAGCTCACGGACAACGTCCGCCCGCATCCGATCAAGATTCCGGAACGCGACCGAGAGCGACTTAGAGCCAAAGCGAAAGCCGCCGGTTTCTGGGCGATGGGCGTCCCAGAAGCATACGGTGGCGGCGGGCTCAGTCTGGTCGAGCGGTGTGTCGTCCTCGAGGAACTCTCGAAACATCGCCTCGGCCTGTATCAGCCGGGACTCGGCGTGATCGAACTCGGCCCCGGTCTAACGGTCGGTGAACCGGCTGCGTATCTCGCAAGCGCCGACGAGTACCAGATCGAACAGTACTTTCAGCCGTGTATCGACGGCGAGAAACAGAGCTGTTTCGCCCTGACGGAGCCGGCTGCGGGTTCGGATCCGCGGGGGATGGAGACGATGGCTACCAAAGACGGCGACGAGTGGGTCATACACGGCACCAAACACTACATCTCGTGGGCCGGCGACGCCGACTTCCTGATCCTCTTTGCGCGAACGGAACCCAACGGCGACGGCATCGACGAGCACGGAATCACTGCGTTCCTCGTGCCGACGGCCGACGACGGCGTCTCGATGCGCTCGATTCCGGTGATCCGGCCGGAGTATCCGTTCGAAGTGACGCTGAACGACGTTCGCGTTCCCGAACGAAACGTCCTCGGCGACGTCGGTACTGGACTCGCTCTCGCGAAAGAATGTCTCGGCGAATCGCGAGTGCTCTACGCTGCGAACTCGCTCGGGCCGATCGACCAGTCGATTCGACTTGGCCTCGAGTGGGCCACCGACAGAGTCGTCGGTGGAAAGCCGCTGGCGGAGCGCCAAGCAGTTCAGTGGAAACTCGCCAAATCGGCGGTCGATTTCCAGGCGGCGAAGTACTCGGTGTACCACGCGGCAGCGCGGTTCGACGCCGGCGCAGATATCCGCCACGAGTCGTCGATCACCAAGTATCAGACCACGGAGACGCTCTGGGAGGTGCTCGACCGGATCGTGCAGCTCCACGGCGGGGCTGGGGTCGACGCTGACTTGCCACTCGAGCGCTGGCTTCGAGAGGCACGCGTTCGCCGAATTGGCGAAGGACCATCGGAAATCCACCTCAAAACGATCGCCCGAAACCTGCTCAACGGCTACGAAGATCCGGATCCGCTTCCGCTCGAGTAG